A part of Nocardioides sp. WS12 genomic DNA contains:
- a CDS encoding acetyltransferase codes for MTQLLHIFGAGGHGRELAWLARDVHGEDLDLVFLVDDESHLSGPVHGHPVRLLADVTRGGLYVAAIGDPAIRERAARACETAGLVATTLIHPRVEHSPDRVRFGPGSVVAAGSVLTTDIALGRHVHVNVGCTVSHDAVLEDYVTLSPGVHIAGHVTVERGAFLGTGVTVINGTATERLVIGAGAVVAAGAVVTGSVAPGALVAGVPAVQKR; via the coding sequence ATGACGCAGCTCCTCCACATCTTCGGCGCCGGTGGGCACGGCCGGGAACTGGCCTGGCTGGCCCGGGACGTCCACGGCGAGGACCTGGACCTGGTCTTCCTGGTCGACGACGAGAGCCACCTCAGCGGGCCGGTGCACGGCCATCCGGTCCGCCTCCTGGCCGACGTCACCCGCGGTGGGCTCTACGTGGCCGCGATCGGCGACCCGGCGATCCGCGAGCGTGCCGCGCGGGCGTGCGAGACGGCGGGGCTGGTGGCGACCACCCTGATCCATCCGCGCGTCGAGCACTCACCCGATCGGGTGCGGTTCGGGCCCGGGAGCGTGGTGGCCGCCGGCAGCGTCCTGACCACCGACATCGCCCTGGGCCGGCACGTCCACGTCAACGTCGGCTGCACCGTCAGTCACGACGCGGTCCTGGAGGACTACGTGACCCTGTCCCCGGGAGTGCACATCGCCGGACACGTCACCGTCGAACGCGGTGCGTTCCTCGGGACCGGGGTCACCGTCATCAACGGAACCGCCACCGAGCGGCTGGTGATCGGCGCCGGCGCCGTCGTGGCGGCCGGAGCAGTCGTCACCGGTTCCGTCGCCCCGGGAGCACTCGTTGCCGGCGTGCCCGCCGTGCAGAAGCGCTGA
- a CDS encoding DegT/DnrJ/EryC1/StrS family aminotransferase, with translation MPVFEEPRHVGRPNMGDREAFLTRVGEIFDRGWFSNDGPVVREFESRLAEMAGVKHCVATCNGTIALEIAIRALGLEGEVIVPSYTFIATAHALHWQGITPVFADIDPTTHTLDPESVRRAITPRTTGIIGVHLWGQPAAVEELQAIADENGLELLFDAAHAFACTHRGRMIGSFGRAEVFSFHATKFFNSFEGGAVMTDDDEVAEKARLMRNFGFAGYDNVIHPGTNGKMIEVCAAMGLTNLETLSATIAVNQRNHAAYAAGLADVPGLELMSFDPDEANNFQYVVLQVKEGAGTTRDALVEALQQENVLARRYFWPGCHKMAPYRDLDPDAGDTLPVTEQVAGEVVVLPTGSAVSVADIELITGLIRAQAGR, from the coding sequence GTGCCTGTGTTTGAGGAACCCCGCCATGTCGGCCGGCCCAACATGGGTGATCGTGAGGCCTTCCTGACCCGGGTCGGCGAGATCTTCGACCGCGGCTGGTTCTCCAACGACGGCCCGGTGGTCCGCGAGTTCGAGTCCCGCCTGGCCGAGATGGCCGGCGTCAAGCACTGCGTGGCGACATGCAACGGCACCATCGCCCTGGAGATCGCCATCCGCGCGCTCGGGCTCGAGGGCGAGGTGATCGTGCCGTCGTACACGTTCATCGCGACGGCTCACGCCCTGCACTGGCAGGGCATCACCCCTGTGTTCGCCGACATCGACCCGACGACCCACACGCTGGACCCCGAATCCGTGCGGCGCGCGATCACGCCGCGGACCACCGGCATCATCGGCGTGCACCTGTGGGGTCAGCCCGCGGCGGTCGAGGAACTCCAGGCCATCGCGGACGAAAACGGCCTCGAACTGCTCTTCGACGCCGCCCATGCCTTCGCCTGCACCCACCGGGGCCGGATGATCGGCAGCTTCGGTCGCGCCGAGGTGTTCAGCTTCCACGCCACGAAGTTCTTCAACAGCTTCGAGGGCGGGGCGGTGATGACGGACGACGACGAGGTCGCCGAGAAGGCCCGCCTGATGCGCAACTTCGGCTTCGCTGGATACGACAACGTCATCCACCCCGGCACCAACGGCAAGATGATCGAAGTCTGCGCCGCCATGGGACTGACCAACCTCGAGACGCTGTCCGCGACGATCGCCGTCAACCAGCGCAATCACGCCGCGTACGCCGCCGGGCTGGCCGACGTTCCGGGCCTGGAGCTGATGTCGTTCGATCCCGACGAGGCGAACAACTTCCAGTACGTCGTCCTCCAGGTGAAGGAGGGCGCCGGAACCACCCGGGACGCCCTGGTCGAGGCCCTGCAGCAGGAGAACGTCCTCGCCCGTCGCTACTTCTGGCCGGGATGCCACAAGATGGCGCCGTACCGCGACCTCGACCCCGACGCGGGCGACACCCTGCCCGTGACCGAGCAGGTGGCCGGTGAGGTCGTCGTCCTGCCCACTGGCAGCGCAGTGAGTGTCGCCGACATCGAACTGATCACCGGCCTGATCCGGGCCCAGGCCGGCCGATGA
- a CDS encoding glycosyltransferase family 4 protein, with protein sequence MRVLQAPVNIANQPWLMAQGLRQAGHEVEVWQFREHPFGYPVDRTVDVTAGPLAILRTLMEAVEQGFDVVHFHYASSLVPQREFLPWFWDLPVWRSLGVTVVFTFHGSDARLRSHHIADDTWSYYRFADVPCDEDLITTRLAVIRRYASHMTVGSVLDLPYVDEGVYVPKIVDTDGIRVGAPPDRARAVVAHAPSRRSTKGTDIVLQSLDTLREEGVPFDLDLIEGVSNAEALARMGRADIVVEKLLGGDAGVTSLEAMALGRVAVARIRDQVRERHPAMPVVSASPDTFLDVMRGLLTDPERRVRLGQEGRQYVETEHSPAVVGRLLEELYRSPGRPGIPAFPDWTVPPTEAALEVLRTRLEKERAERVRLRGRTKELRGKLQVKRAELLEAQQEIAALKRRTARGLAGRAWRRAVVRR encoded by the coding sequence ATGCGCGTGCTCCAGGCGCCGGTCAACATCGCCAATCAGCCGTGGCTGATGGCCCAGGGACTTCGTCAGGCCGGACACGAGGTCGAGGTCTGGCAATTCCGGGAGCATCCCTTCGGGTATCCGGTCGATCGGACCGTCGACGTGACGGCCGGCCCGTTGGCGATCCTCCGCACCTTGATGGAGGCGGTCGAGCAGGGCTTCGACGTCGTGCACTTCCACTACGCGAGTTCGCTGGTGCCCCAGCGCGAGTTCCTGCCCTGGTTCTGGGACCTGCCGGTGTGGCGGTCGCTCGGCGTGACGGTGGTGTTCACCTTCCACGGCTCGGACGCGCGCCTGCGGAGCCATCACATCGCCGACGACACGTGGAGCTACTACCGGTTCGCAGACGTTCCCTGCGATGAGGACCTGATCACCACGCGGCTGGCGGTCATTCGCCGGTACGCCTCCCACATGACCGTGGGCAGCGTGCTCGACCTGCCTTACGTCGACGAGGGTGTGTACGTCCCGAAGATCGTCGACACCGACGGCATCCGGGTGGGCGCGCCACCCGACCGGGCCCGGGCGGTCGTCGCCCACGCTCCGAGCCGCCGCTCGACCAAGGGCACGGACATCGTGTTGCAGTCGCTCGACACCCTTCGCGAGGAGGGGGTCCCGTTCGACCTGGACCTGATCGAGGGGGTCAGCAACGCCGAGGCGCTGGCCAGGATGGGCCGCGCGGACATCGTGGTGGAGAAGCTGCTCGGTGGAGACGCGGGAGTGACGTCGCTCGAGGCGATGGCGCTGGGTCGGGTGGCCGTCGCGCGCATCCGTGACCAGGTTCGGGAGCGGCACCCCGCGATGCCGGTCGTCTCGGCGTCGCCGGACACCTTCCTGGACGTCATGCGCGGGCTCCTCACGGACCCTGAGCGCCGGGTGCGCCTGGGGCAGGAGGGTCGGCAGTACGTCGAGACCGAGCACTCGCCGGCCGTGGTCGGTCGCCTCCTGGAGGAGCTCTACCGATCACCCGGCCGCCCGGGCATCCCGGCCTTCCCCGACTGGACCGTGCCGCCCACCGAAGCGGCGTTGGAGGTCCTGCGGACCCGCCTCGAGAAGGAGCGGGCCGAACGAGTCCGACTGCGGGGGCGGACCAAGGAGCTGCGCGGCAAGCTCCAGGTCAAGCGCGCCGAGCTGCTGGAGGCGCAGCAGGAGATCGCCGCGCTCAAGCGCCGCACGGCCCGCGGACTGGCGGGGCGGGCGTGGCGTCGCGCCGTCGTACGGCGTTAG
- a CDS encoding acyltransferase, with amino-acid sequence MTLSEKDVRPQTAASAHRWDYDVLRILAILGVVAIHVFGLILGRPDLRGTDTWNFAVILAIGSNWCVPMFVMVSGALLLAPRAHAAGPGAFLKKRAVRLLPAVIVWHLVYLVVVRHWILQADLVPETVAVNFIDGKVYTALYFLWLILGLYVVAPVIAAFLRDGDARRAQITAIVACLWGAALLVLPLVATQLGFPRTRTDTAITLWIPYVGLFIAGYAWREPRAEGRRWIWAGGIAVALVTLDIWLFNVAPDFAWLRAFLPVHYVSLPTVGAALAIYLCVIDLCARLRPKERVVKVIGAIGSATFGVFLVHLLLVAVVRRWWPDLYADPAPVAKLELYAMVVVASFAISVAAARVPWLRRIF; translated from the coding sequence GTGACTTTGAGCGAAAAGGATGTTCGCCCGCAGACCGCCGCGTCGGCCCATCGCTGGGACTACGACGTCCTGCGCATCCTGGCGATCCTTGGCGTCGTCGCCATTCACGTCTTCGGCCTGATCCTGGGGCGACCTGACCTGCGCGGCACGGACACCTGGAACTTCGCGGTCATCCTCGCCATCGGCAGCAACTGGTGCGTCCCGATGTTCGTCATGGTCAGCGGCGCCTTGCTGCTCGCGCCACGGGCGCATGCGGCCGGCCCCGGAGCGTTCCTGAAGAAGCGGGCGGTGCGCCTGCTGCCAGCGGTGATCGTGTGGCACCTGGTCTATCTCGTGGTCGTCCGTCACTGGATCCTGCAGGCGGACCTGGTCCCGGAGACCGTTGCGGTGAACTTCATCGACGGCAAGGTCTACACGGCGCTGTACTTCCTGTGGCTGATCCTCGGCCTGTACGTCGTTGCGCCTGTCATCGCGGCCTTCCTGCGCGACGGGGACGCGCGCCGCGCGCAGATCACGGCCATCGTTGCCTGCTTGTGGGGCGCGGCGCTGCTGGTGCTGCCCCTGGTCGCGACCCAGTTGGGCTTCCCGCGCACCCGCACCGACACGGCCATCACGCTGTGGATTCCGTACGTCGGGCTCTTCATCGCCGGGTACGCCTGGCGGGAGCCCCGGGCCGAGGGTCGCCGCTGGATCTGGGCAGGCGGGATCGCGGTCGCCCTGGTGACACTCGACATCTGGCTGTTCAACGTCGCTCCCGACTTCGCCTGGCTGCGCGCGTTCCTCCCGGTGCACTACGTCTCGCTCCCGACGGTCGGGGCCGCGCTCGCCATCTACCTGTGCGTGATCGACCTCTGCGCACGCCTGCGGCCGAAGGAGCGGGTGGTGAAGGTCATCGGGGCGATCGGCAGTGCAACCTTCGGGGTGTTCCTGGTGCATCTGCTGCTCGTTGCGGTGGTCCGCCGCTGGTGGCCGGACCTGTACGCCGACCCGGCCCCTGTGGCCAAGCTCGAGCTCTACGCGATGGTGGTCGTCGCATCCTTCGCGATCAGCGTGGCCGCCGCCCGCGTGCCCTGGTTGCGCCGGATCTTCTGA
- a CDS encoding acyltransferase family protein — protein sequence MNAHRTPDERPGAAQFRPDIEGLRAVAVSVVLLHHAGLAIPGGGFAGVDIFFVVSGFVITAQLLRELERTGRISLPGFYARRARRLLPAAAVVLVVTTLMSWLMVSRVQWQAISTDIIGAATYVVNWVFSARSVDYMAEDVAPSPVLHFWSLAVEEQFYFIWPLVLLGLLWVGGKRRRRDDSAPPRRAILAIGLTLVIVIPSLLCAFWLTAERPSEAFFVTPTRLWELGIGALVALGATQWDRLSRRAGQALVLAGLAVLGTGLMLQSTQTAWPAPGALVPTLGTAAVIIGGFAAGHTGVGRLLGNPLFVWVGGLSYSLYLWHWPALRFATWQWGELSAAQGLLVVVLSVVPAWLSYRFVESPVRHSKAIAASPRLALSIGLNCTLVAAVAGLVLQGAVLQSRGTASGIGGAGIQLVPEQLRGAETSPPSADTTPLFDVITPDPVDAVLDSPALYEKGCAVEVYDTDVKACDSGDPDGGPLVVVVGDSKVAQWMPAIDAIAEANHWRVRIYTKGGCTFTDTMTFVAGKPFPECREWGQEVFRRLSEAKGKDRPQVLITTGLRKAAADADGKETLEGLVAGYVSYWQQFTDQGTRVIALSDTPSPSPEIGANAYECVAEHDAATAGDDCSWPYAESSSNLAMKEAAEQVDDAAFIDMNPLVCPDGVCKAVIRNVLTYRQGSHITATWVKVLAPDLANKLVPLVKDHLASAGTP from the coding sequence GTGAACGCCCACCGGACCCCCGACGAACGACCCGGAGCCGCGCAGTTCCGTCCCGACATCGAAGGTCTCCGCGCCGTCGCAGTGTCGGTGGTGCTGTTGCACCACGCCGGGCTGGCCATCCCCGGCGGCGGTTTCGCCGGCGTCGACATCTTCTTCGTCGTGTCCGGCTTCGTGATCACGGCCCAGTTGCTGCGCGAACTGGAGCGCACCGGCCGGATCAGCTTGCCCGGGTTCTACGCCCGCCGCGCCCGGCGACTGCTGCCCGCCGCGGCGGTGGTCCTCGTCGTCACGACGCTGATGTCGTGGCTCATGGTCTCGCGGGTGCAGTGGCAGGCCATCTCCACCGACATCATCGGCGCCGCGACGTATGTCGTGAACTGGGTCTTCTCGGCCCGCTCCGTCGACTACATGGCCGAGGACGTCGCGCCGTCCCCGGTCCTGCACTTCTGGTCACTGGCGGTGGAGGAGCAGTTCTACTTCATCTGGCCGCTGGTGCTGTTGGGCCTCCTGTGGGTGGGCGGCAAGCGCCGCCGACGCGACGACTCGGCGCCGCCGCGGCGGGCAATCCTGGCGATCGGCCTGACCCTCGTCATCGTCATCCCGTCGCTCCTGTGCGCCTTCTGGCTCACCGCCGAGCGTCCCTCCGAGGCCTTCTTCGTCACCCCGACGCGACTGTGGGAGCTCGGCATCGGCGCGCTCGTGGCGCTCGGCGCGACCCAGTGGGACCGGCTGTCCCGGCGGGCCGGACAGGCCCTGGTCCTGGCCGGACTCGCCGTCCTCGGTACGGGCCTGATGCTGCAGTCCACGCAGACCGCATGGCCCGCACCCGGCGCTCTCGTGCCGACGCTGGGCACGGCCGCCGTCATCATCGGGGGCTTCGCCGCCGGGCACACCGGCGTGGGTCGCCTGCTCGGCAATCCACTGTTCGTCTGGGTGGGCGGACTGTCGTACTCGCTCTACCTGTGGCACTGGCCAGCCCTGCGGTTCGCCACGTGGCAGTGGGGGGAGCTCTCCGCGGCCCAGGGTCTCCTCGTCGTCGTACTCTCCGTCGTTCCGGCCTGGCTGTCGTACCGCTTCGTCGAGAGCCCCGTGCGCCACTCGAAGGCGATCGCAGCCTCGCCACGCCTGGCCCTGTCCATCGGCCTGAACTGCACCCTGGTCGCCGCCGTTGCCGGCCTCGTCCTCCAGGGCGCAGTCCTGCAGTCGCGAGGCACGGCCAGCGGGATCGGGGGTGCCGGCATCCAGTTGGTCCCCGAACAACTGCGCGGCGCGGAGACCAGTCCCCCGTCCGCCGACACCACCCCCCTCTTCGACGTGATCACTCCGGATCCGGTGGACGCGGTCCTCGACTCCCCTGCCCTGTACGAGAAGGGCTGCGCCGTCGAGGTCTACGACACCGACGTGAAGGCCTGCGACAGCGGCGACCCCGACGGCGGTCCCTTGGTGGTCGTCGTCGGCGACTCCAAGGTCGCCCAGTGGATGCCGGCCATCGACGCGATCGCCGAGGCCAACCACTGGCGGGTGCGGATCTACACCAAGGGCGGCTGCACGTTCACCGACACGATGACGTTCGTCGCCGGCAAACCCTTCCCCGAATGCCGGGAATGGGGCCAGGAAGTGTTCCGGCGCCTTTCCGAGGCCAAGGGCAAGGACCGCCCCCAGGTGCTGATCACGACCGGCCTGCGCAAGGCTGCGGCCGATGCCGACGGCAAGGAGACCCTCGAGGGCCTCGTGGCGGGCTACGTCAGCTACTGGCAGCAGTTCACCGACCAGGGCACCCGGGTGATCGCCCTGTCCGACACCCCGAGTCCGTCACCGGAGATCGGCGCGAACGCGTACGAATGCGTGGCCGAGCACGACGCGGCCACCGCGGGCGACGACTGCTCCTGGCCGTATGCCGAGTCGAGCAGCAACCTCGCGATGAAGGAGGCGGCCGAGCAGGTCGACGACGCTGCCTTCATCGACATGAATCCGCTGGTCTGCCCCGATGGCGTCTGCAAGGCGGTGATCCGGAACGTGCTCACCTATCGGCAGGGCTCGCACATCACGGCGACCTGGGTGAAGGTGCTGGCACCGGACCTCGCCAACAAACTGGTGCCGCTGGTCAAGGACCACCTCGCGTCCGCCGGGACGCCGTAG
- a CDS encoding glycosyltransferase family 4 protein, with product MLPPGDARTDDVPDADDAPDRRPRVVILVDNDVRRDSRVQKQATSMAEHGWDVRVLGLAPRGETARWELGGAQVRLLKVTTNRRPYEARSPRWRNPLAFGSQERERQQQLAADRRRADVTLRLARARNAALAKDRTLHRAQPVSQLPRRALAKALGDLVGLRSRATESVRRKRRTQTAPLDRAATWFHVKVGGPKAWRQLDSHLWDFEAAYGPAIDKLRPDVIHANDFRMLGAGARAKMRGVLQGRKIALVWDAHEFLPGAKPWNDHPRWHVAQMAHEREFAAYADEVVTVSGELAELLVERHGLSRTPSVVLNCPTIATDDGSARPGVRELCGVGPETPILVYSGSPSRQRGLGTVIESLPAMPGVHVALVVAVPESAPVVEVVERAQELGVADRLHLLPYVAPEHVVEYLSSADVGLIPIQHFPNHEIALITKFFEYSHARLPIVVSDVRAMSTQVKATGQGEVFIADDVADFTRATLAVLADPARYRSAYDDRVPLSEWTWERQAEILDGVYRAGVQSLAGPS from the coding sequence ATGTTGCCGCCCGGCGATGCTCGAACCGACGACGTCCCGGATGCCGACGACGCGCCCGACCGGCGCCCACGCGTGGTGATCCTCGTCGACAACGACGTGCGCCGGGACTCCCGGGTGCAGAAGCAGGCCACCTCCATGGCGGAGCACGGCTGGGACGTCCGCGTGCTCGGACTGGCCCCGCGTGGCGAAACGGCGCGGTGGGAGCTCGGCGGCGCCCAGGTGCGGCTGCTCAAGGTCACCACCAACCGTCGGCCCTACGAGGCCCGCAGCCCCCGCTGGCGCAACCCCCTGGCGTTCGGCTCCCAGGAACGTGAGCGTCAGCAGCAGCTCGCTGCAGATCGCCGCCGCGCCGACGTGACTCTGCGGCTGGCTCGTGCCCGGAACGCGGCACTCGCCAAGGACCGCACCCTGCACCGGGCCCAGCCGGTCAGCCAGCTGCCGCGTCGGGCACTGGCCAAGGCGCTCGGCGACCTGGTCGGCCTGCGTTCGCGGGCGACGGAGTCCGTACGCCGCAAGCGCCGGACCCAGACGGCCCCGCTGGACCGCGCCGCCACCTGGTTCCACGTCAAGGTGGGCGGGCCGAAGGCCTGGCGCCAGCTGGACAGCCACCTGTGGGACTTCGAGGCGGCCTACGGCCCCGCGATCGACAAGCTCCGCCCCGACGTCATCCACGCCAACGACTTCCGGATGCTCGGCGCCGGGGCACGCGCCAAGATGCGCGGCGTGCTGCAGGGTCGGAAGATCGCCCTGGTCTGGGACGCCCACGAGTTCCTGCCCGGCGCCAAGCCGTGGAACGACCACCCCCGGTGGCACGTCGCGCAGATGGCGCACGAACGCGAGTTCGCCGCGTACGCCGACGAAGTGGTGACCGTGTCCGGGGAGCTCGCCGAGCTGCTCGTCGAACGACACGGCCTGTCCCGGACGCCGTCGGTCGTGCTGAACTGCCCGACCATCGCCACCGACGACGGCTCGGCCCGTCCGGGTGTGCGTGAGCTGTGCGGTGTCGGCCCCGAGACCCCGATCCTCGTCTACAGCGGTTCGCCGTCACGGCAGCGCGGTCTCGGCACCGTGATCGAGTCGCTGCCCGCGATGCCCGGTGTGCACGTGGCCCTCGTCGTCGCCGTGCCCGAGTCGGCTCCTGTCGTCGAGGTCGTCGAGCGCGCGCAGGAACTGGGGGTCGCGGACCGACTGCACCTGCTGCCGTACGTCGCTCCCGAGCACGTCGTGGAGTACCTCTCCTCCGCCGACGTCGGACTGATCCCGATCCAGCACTTCCCGAACCACGAGATCGCACTGATCACCAAGTTCTTCGAGTACAGCCACGCCCGGCTGCCGATCGTGGTCAGCGACGTGCGCGCCATGTCGACCCAGGTGAAGGCGACCGGGCAGGGCGAGGTCTTCATCGCCGACGACGTCGCCGACTTCACCCGCGCCACCCTGGCCGTGCTGGCCGATCCGGCTCGCTATCGCAGCGCGTACGACGACCGGGTCCCCCTCTCGGAGTGGACCTGGGAGCGGCAGGCCGAGATCCTCGACGGCGTGTACCGCGCGGGCGTCCAGTCGCTGGCTGGACCGTCCTGA